From one Zhongshania sp. R06B22 genomic stretch:
- the rpmF gene encoding 50S ribosomal protein L32: MAVQKSKVTRSRRGQRRSHDSLTGATLSVDQTSGEKHLRHNVTADGFFRGRKVVAGKDD, from the coding sequence ATGGCTGTTCAAAAAAGTAAAGTCACCCGTTCACGTCGCGGTCAGCGTCGTTCACATGATTCATTGACTGGCGCAACGCTATCTGTTGATCAAACTAGCGGTGAGAAGCACCTGCGCCACAATGTTACTGCGGATGGTTTCTTTCGCGGTCGCAAAGTTGTTGCCGGTAAAGACGACTAA
- the plsX gene encoding phosphate acyltransferase PlsX — protein sequence MASLRLAVDAMSGDLGLRSSISASLNALNQNSALHISLVGDEPAIRLALAEKTYDATRLQICHSPDVVAMDDIPSKTLRYKKNSSMYRALELLRDGDVAAVVSAGNTGALVAMSCIILKRLPGVSRPAICAPVPARNGYTFMLDLGANITCDAEQLYQFALMGSALSKALDGHKAPRLALLNVGAELMKGTSLVKEAAELISADSRLNYVGFAEGNDIFSDQIDVMVCDGFVGNVALKVCEGTANFIRDQLKARFKQSLYGKLTGLLVKPVLSGFQQDINPERYNGAVLLGLNGVVIKSHGGSGVESFESAIHQAARAVRSELTQLIAAQINTTES from the coding sequence GTGGCATCGCTGCGATTAGCCGTTGATGCAATGAGCGGAGACCTCGGTCTTCGCTCATCTATTTCTGCCTCCTTAAATGCGCTGAACCAGAATTCAGCTCTTCATATATCTTTGGTTGGTGATGAGCCTGCCATTCGTCTTGCGCTCGCCGAAAAAACCTACGACGCTACTCGCTTGCAAATTTGTCATAGCCCCGACGTTGTGGCAATGGACGATATTCCGTCTAAAACTCTTAGATATAAGAAAAACTCCTCGATGTACCGCGCCCTTGAGCTATTGCGTGACGGCGACGTTGCGGCGGTTGTGAGTGCTGGCAATACCGGCGCTTTAGTCGCAATGAGTTGTATTATATTAAAACGTCTACCGGGCGTTAGTCGCCCAGCTATTTGTGCTCCGGTCCCCGCTCGTAATGGCTATACCTTTATGTTGGATCTCGGCGCTAATATTACTTGCGACGCCGAACAGCTTTATCAATTTGCGCTTATGGGGTCGGCTTTGTCTAAGGCCTTAGACGGTCATAAAGCGCCACGTCTGGCCTTGTTAAACGTCGGTGCTGAGTTGATGAAAGGTACGTCGCTTGTTAAAGAAGCCGCCGAGCTGATTTCTGCTGATTCACGGTTGAATTATGTTGGCTTCGCCGAGGGCAACGATATTTTTTCAGACCAGATTGACGTCATGGTTTGTGATGGCTTTGTCGGTAACGTCGCGCTTAAGGTCTGTGAAGGCACGGCTAATTTTATTCGCGATCAGTTAAAAGCCAGATTCAAACAAAGCCTATATGGCAAATTGACAGGGCTGCTGGTGAAGCCGGTATTAAGTGGCTTTCAGCAAGATATAAATCCGGAGCGTTATAACGGCGCGGTCTTATTAGGATTGAATGGCGTTGTTATAAAAAGTCATGGCGGCTCTGGTGTTGAGAGTTTTGAGTCGGCAATTCATCAAGCCGCGAGAGCCGTTCGCAGTGAGTTAACACAATTAATTGCAGCTCAAATAAATACCACGGAATCATAA